The genomic interval gtacaattaaaaaaattaagattaaaatattattttcatccTTACTTGTTCAATGTTATTCCTGTATTTTCAAATGTCGTAGATTTCAGAATCACATTTACATAATATATTTTCTTGtaagaaaattattattttttaaccaatcttgaaaattatagtttataggctaattttttgaaattattgaaactaaaattgaacaaattttaaaaaatagataaatcaaaatgatattttaaccaataTTTAGTTTTGTTCTCACTTtaggttaaaaagaaaaaaaaagttcaaattctcCCACTTCCTTATGTGCAATAATTAGGCTACATCTAATCTCACGGTCCCCTTGTttacatagtaaaaataaaattaagaaattattttcttaaaaaaaaagttgacaCATGACAACTTTTTATTGTGTGATGGCTGCCCAAGAGAGGTTGcacccaagttttttttttttcctttctcacTTTTATCTGCtataaattatccaacaaagtTGCTACAACGACATGTGAGCGCCTCATAATAACTATCGGATGTGAATTGAAAAAATCTAGAATATGTTACCAATACAGAGAAAGTACAAAATTTAAGATGTCTCCGATAAAAACTTTGGAACTTCAGCAAATAATTTATCCTTGTCCATGGGAAGGGAAGGGGAAGAGACATGAACATGTGACAGAGGGTTTTGATTACTAGGTTTAAGGGGTAGAATGGTTAATGTAGACACCCAAATATGAAACTAATTTGGTAGTCAGATCAGCCCATTCCTTAAAAGCAAATTAGAATATTCAAATTACTAATCGTCAAACTTGTGGAACTGTGGGGATGCCCAAAAACCACGCTATGTCCTTATGAAAACTGTTCACAACCGCACCAACAAAAAACAAACCCACTTTCAACTCTTTACAATTTCCCcaattttacatttcaaaaactaatcaactcaattttcctttttctttttttcttctaaaaaaaaaaaaaaaaaaaacccatttcAATTTGCCACGCATCATCATGAAAAGCCAACATCTTTTGGGTTATTCAGTCAAAAATAAGGCAAATGAAAGCTAAAGAAAGTTATTAAAGCTAGTGGTGgcttattataatttattattaaaggtttaaatccatttttttaatcttaattgAAAAAAACAACCTTTCATTTATTGACTAGACAACACCCAATCAACATATGTTCATCTTAATTAATAGAGTGACACCACTTttggaggaagaaaaagaaattttttacgAATGACCTAATCCTAGAGACGTTAATGTTAAACGACAAAATCCTAGAAAATTAGTGAAGGTCAATCTTCTGCTTACGTCATAGAACACTCCACCATGTATTAATTATCGCATTAGAGATGTCTCACTCATTAGAAAATGATCAAAATCTTGATATGACTTTTATcgttgatttaaaataaatatatcgaTAGAAATGAATACCAAATTAAGACTCTAGGAAGGGAGTGACAATCTCTAACGCAAGGGAATAGTACTTTGTAAAATGttagttttaatttgtttatcaaaaaatggtcatccatacaaaaggaaaaagaaaaaaaaaaaaaaaaggtcgaTATTTTTATTGGTGGGAAAAGGTAAAGATCGCTAAATTTTCAGTCGAGGTAATACAGTCACTTTCCTTTGTCCTTCCTCAAAAGAGGGGTCCTAGAGAGAGACAGAGAGAAGAAGAATTTGTAGCGTCGATATGTTTGTTCCTTTGCAGTGCAGTGCAGTGCAGTGCAGCTATATATGTAACCACACCACACACCCCTTCTTTCTCCACCAACCTCATCAACCACACCACAAAACAAACACTGACTCTGAGGCAAAAATTTTCTAACCAATGGAGAACGAAAATGAACCCAAATTACCCATTTTCAAGAGGATTTGTGTCTTCTGTGGCAGCAGCCCTGGCAAGAAAACTAGTTATAAAGATGCTGCCATTGAGCTTGGAAAAGAACTCGTAATTTCTCTCTTCCCCCTCCTTTCCTCTGTTCTATTCCTCTGTTTTTATATGTGTatctcttctctttttctcaaattttggaAATGAAATTCACTTGGGGTTTTCGGGTCATTGATTGAAAGGGGGTTTCGATTGCTTCCTCGTCAGTTGCAGATTGATTGATTTTTACCTTTTGATGGTTTAGGTTTCGAGGGATATTGATCTGGTTTATGGAGGAGGGAGTGTTGGATTGATGGGATTAGTATCTCAAGCTGTTCATAATGGTGGTCGCCATGTTGTTGGGTTAGCTTcgttttttcccccttttatGGAAATACAATTTTTGGGTTTCTTTTAAATGTTTACTAaactcttttttgtttttgggttttatTTGCAGAGTCATCCCCAAGACCTTGATGCCAAGAGAGGTATGATGTTACTGTTATATCAAGTTTATCATTCacatttttcttcaaaataaaagactctagaaaaattggaagaaatgaCCAAACAAACAAGTTAGGAATGGAGAGAAAGCTCCAGCATTATCTGCTATATTTTTTGTATTCTCAAATAGAAAGAGATAttgtttcctcttttcttcttgtgGCTACTATGCTATATTTTTTGTATTCTCAAAACCCACTTGGACTGTCTTGGAAAGAAGAAATGGGTTGTAGTAATTTTACCCCTTTAGAGATTTGTGATTCCATTTGAGTACAAAAGATATTTGGGGTCTCTATTCAGTGACATACAGTGGAACTAACACATAAAATTGGGAAAAGATGAAAAGATAAAGAGTATTGAAATGAAGCAGTGACTGTCTTTTGCAGATAACTGGAGAGACAGTGGGAGAAGTGAAAGCAGTTGCAGATATGCATCAAAGGAAGGCTGAGATGGCCAGGCGATCTGATGCTTTTATCGCTTTACCTGGTTTGTTACTCATAAGTCTTATCTGCTATTCACCTAAATATTCAAAGAAATaattcattcttctttcttttattttcaagcACTATGAATAATTTGTCTGTTTGCTGCTCTCTGTCTCTTGTTCCTCCCCATTTAAGCCCTGCAAAACCTTAATGTTAACCATAAACAAAAGTTTGTGGTAGGGCTCTTTGGGGCCCCAAGCTTAGCTTAGGCAAAATAGACTTAGACTTAGCCCAACATTTAAATGTGTAGCTGCTCTGAAACTGGGCCCTGGCCTTTTTGGTCTTGTTCTAAGTACCATCATCTTGCTTTATACATACCATTTAAATTGATGCATACCACCCTACATTCCCTTTTTAACACAACCTATTATTACAATTTGAATTATGTTCAAAACATCATAAATAAAGagtaaattttcaaattatgaCTTTACTTCAACATAGACAGACGTATGTtcaagttggaaaaaaaaaaaaagagttttgaTATGAAATTGTTCGTATCAACCGTCATTAAGTTTCTAATCCAACTTAAATTTGGGTTCAAGTAGGAgaaataacacttataaatatatttttagttcgGTGGTAGTAGGGATTTGAACCACTTGACTAGTTGAGTTTTCTCatgcaaaataattttttttaaaaagaaaataaaattcattaaaaaaaaatgtcaacaaCCAAACATAATCCCTCACTAGGATGAGTGATAAGATAAAGGAAGAAAGAATTCTCTCAAACAAGGAAGTCCCAAAAGAAAAGGTCAAAGCTACTAGATTACATAAATTAGAAATATTTATAGATAGAGTCAGAAATAGTGCCtcctcgaaaaaaaaaaaaaaaaaaaagaaatcctTGGTAAGTTAGAATTCTTAAGATTCAAAAGTTTAATGACTTCGATTGAATTTGAATCCACCTCCACCTAGAGGTGTGTCCGAGAAATCAAAGTGTGTTATGACTTTAGCTTCTAAAACTTTTGCCGACCAATTGGTAGAGCAACCACCCTAATAAGGTGGCCATTCTAATCATAAATAAAGATAGAGTTTTGTAATATTGGAATAAAGATAATTGGTGGAAGGTAGTTTGTGAGATTTGATTATGAACAATGTCTGACATAGGAAATTAGTGGGCAGCCTTTTCCTGAGAAATCTGAGGAATGGCTGACAAAGTGGCAGTCTATTGTATAGCCTATATAATTCAATGGTACAATTCTTAGctctagaaaaagaaaagaaggtaGAAATTAAAGCAGATGGCCCCCAAAGTCCCCAATTTTTTCCCTACATTTATTACAAGCCTCTTCTTTCTTTGGCATTATCTTCCAGTTGGGCCTAATGTCTGGGCCCATCAGCATCCAAGGTCTCGATATGCAGCCCATATCTGAAgcccaattaattaaacaattctTTCATCCTCATGCTTTGCTATTGCTAATGAAGGTGGCTATGGAACTTTAGAAGAATTGCTTGAAGTAATCACCTGGGCCCAACTGGGTATTCATGACAAACCAGTAAGCAAACTCGTTCATATTCTTTGAAATTTCCATTAATAAAGCTTAATTATGAATCCATTTTTCATTAAGATGAAGTGAGTTCTTTCAGGTTGGATTGTTGAATGTGGATGGATATTACAATTCCTTGCTGTCCTTCATTGATCAAGCCGTAGAGGAAGGTTTTATCAGTCCCAGTGCTCGTCATATTATTGTATCTGCACCTAATGCAAAGGAATTAGTCAAGAAAATGGAGGTAAATCCCTCAAAAAAAGATGGAActttttgaatgtataatgaaGATTCAATCTAATTAAAGTTGAATATTGATCTAGGAGTATGTTCCAAGGCATGAAAGAGTTGCTTCAAAGCATAGCTGGGAGATTGAACAATTAGGGTACCCTCCAAAATGTGACATCTCAAGATGAATAGAAATTTCATTGGACTTGACAAAGGGAAGCAAAGAAGACAGACTACTCTTTTGGTAAAATGGAAGCcactaattttatttagaggACCAATATATTTGCTGGAgttgggtttttctttttttcttttttccttttgttttcttttattattacgCTATTTGTAAactacccaaaaaaaaaaaggagaagaagaagaagaaaaaaaaactgacATAAAAATGTAGTTTTTAAGAGTTTATGTAGTTTGGTAATTGGAGCCTGGCTTCCTAATTAGCTGTCTTAATTTTTTGTTGTTTCAAAAGTCAGGCAGGTAAAATGGAGGCTTAGTTAGCTTAGATCAAATCAATGTATCTAATGTTATTGACATTGTGAGTTCAAATTCTCTATGTACATTTCTTAACCTTCCTTTCCTTTCTCCAATTCACCAAGTTAGTTTCCAATTAACAAAATGGAATGTTTTCCCAATTATTCCGTTTATAGATTTAAATCACTGtttgagaaattaaaattgTCAATGGACCAAATTATCATATATGTTTGATGCATAAGAAAAGAATAACTTACATCCTTCAAATTAAAAGGAGgggaaattattttttaagagaTAATTTTTATCGAAAAAAATTGTATGTACTTTTAGGGACAACAAAATTCTTTGCCCCATTCCTGTTTTCTAAATGCCTTTGTAAATTATAATGGCAAAAACTTTTACTTCCatactttctttctttttaatatgaaatattagAAGTAATATATCTAAAGAGTATttgtttgttattgtttttttttaatgaaaaagtgGTTGTTTGAAAAGCAAAATAGTTAAAAGGTTTACAGACCtactaaacataaaatttaaagtcaCATAACattcaattttctattaaatagatcaattaatttagactcatttggtaatcatttcattttttaaaattaagataattttctCACATTCTCTTACATTGGTTAACatctttttttagtataatggtagaattcttagccaaattctaaaaacaaaaacaaatttttaaaagctacgatttaattttcaaaattttgcttgattttttaaatcattggtaaaaaaatagataataaatgaagaaatttcgAGCTAAAACTTAGAAGTAATGTCTGTAGatttaatctaaaaataaaaaaataaaaaatttaatgattatcaaacgaaactttaattttctttgaataTATTGGAAAACTATTAGATAGAAAGTCGAAAGTTTAGATACCATTGAGAAGAGCAAGTTCAACCGACATCAAATATGTATTATCATATTCGACAATCTCCCACCCTACAAAattgccaaaagaaaaaaaaaaaaactttagagcttaaacttgtaattttaaatatctatttttagaTCTTCAAAAACCAATTTAAATGATCTGTTGATTTgataaaaatcacttttttgaATGTTAACCAAACACTCAAAttaggattaaaaaaaaaaaacatttttaattgtCTTCCCATCACCACATCAAACACCTAAGAAACGGAATTTGGATAAATTAACAAGGATGACAAATGTAATTTTCTGTAATTGTAAAATGATCAAATTTCCTTTTGAAGTGTTTGTTAAAAAAGCAGTTTTAGCcatctctatatatatatttcaaaaagaatgaattcaatgtttttaaaaaacaaaaaataaatatacagCTAAAATGTCCAAATTTGAAACATAGTTTTTAGAGAAACGAAGGACACGCGGCATGCAGGTAAGCGGGAGCCATCAAAGAAACGCTGCTTAGCGTTAcgatttctctaatgaaaattcaaaatcaaagctAATTTTTTCACTCTAATCAAATCAATCCAACACTAAAAACTGCTGAATCCTCACTGACTCGCCCCCAGATTCTCCTTCTCTCCAATTCTTTTCGCCGATTTTCTTTCCCGGTAACGTTTCAATCTCAAGCTTTCGATTGTTTTCCCCCCTTAATTCCTactgtttttagttttttttttttttttggttaaatttgTTTCTCCGATTTGGTTTCTTATTACATTTACGTTGCAGTTGTTAATGGCGACGGATTTTTTTAGATCAGTTGTTGTTTTGTGTATCTTTAGGATTTGAATGTCTGAGGTTGCTTGAGTTAATGCGAATTTCCGACTTTATTGGACATTGATACATTGATACATTGTGATCTCAAGTTTCTTTCGCTGTTTATTTCGGTTATTATATGCATCTCTTCATATTTGTACCGCTGAACTGCTCGATTTTCTTAGGAATTCCGTATTCGATTTCTGTTTTCGTTCTCGTAACTTCACTGTCTTTCGTTTAAATTTTCAGGGCTTCAACTTTGTGTGGATTGGACTTTCACTGTCTTGGAAAATCGTTTTTGCATTAACAAGTCGCTTAAAGAATTGATTATTATTAGAGAGATTGAAACTTTTAAGTTGGTATACAACTTGAGATTTCATTACAACTATGGGAAGCGCCCACCGGTATACACGTGCTAGTTGTTTGCCTTTGTTTTGTTCTTCTCCATGtccttttttaatttctattagtTTTTTATACCCTGCTGATTTTATGTGATCTATTTCCCGTCCATATTCATTTCTTAGTGGAGGAACTAGAAAAGCAAATGACAGTACAAGGATTCTACTCACAACGTTAGTGGGAGTGGTCTTTGGATTTTTTCTGGGTGCTTCATTTCCTACAGTGTCTCTAACCAAGGTATGTTTTTCTTTAACAAAATGTTACCTGCAGCACCTTTATGCctacatccatttgatacatttcaaaatttacagATTAACTTACCTTCAAGCCTTATATCATCTCTTGATGTAGCCATTGATGTGGAAAGATCCCCTAGAACCAGGATAACTGAGACTCATGGATCACCCAAAACTCCTAAGGTATCATTGTTGAAATTCAGAAATTTTTCTGGGCAAAAGACTAACATTTCATGCagacttctttttcttctatttatttgatatattgGCGCAAAAGTTCAACATCCAAATACGATTGTCATGGTTCATAATAAATTGCTAATTCTTGGAACTCACTTTTTTGGCGGGCTTCtcatttcatttatcaatgaaGTATCTTTGTCTCtctcaaaaataataataaattgctAATTTCTCACAGATATATGTGCCAACAAATCCTCGTGGTGCAGAGTCATTACCTCCCGGAATTGTTGCTTCAGGATCTGATTTTTATTTACGGAGATTATGGGGTGAACCCAGTGAGGTATATATGATAGTGATGTATGTATACATTGAAGTCTAATCAAATTATCACTGTTCTGGGGGATCTTGAGTTATTATTTTGAGAACGATCTTGGaataatttctaaatattttggCATTCCCTCTTTATGTTAAAGTGACAGTATCCTCTCTTGAAACAATTTAGAGTTCGAATTTCATTTCAAACAGTGCCAATTGCTAACTTATGTAATTTGTCACTTACCATTTCATGAAGCCTATCAATGATATATTCTCTATAAAGTCATATGTTTTTCAAGggatgggggggggggggggggggttgttCTGGGGAGCATAGGAGGTTTTTGGTAATTAGTAATAGCCACCTTTTGTACAATCTTTTTCTGCATCTTATTTTAGATGTAGAGGAATCAGAGCAGACTTATGAGTTAtgggtttcttttttctttctaaaaaaataatatttgtattgCAAATTTACTGCATGTGGAAGGGATTGAAGCCTATAATGAGAGCCTTTAATTGTGCAGGATCTAATTAAAAAACCCAAGTACTTGATTACATTCACTGTGGGCTTTGATCAGAGAAAAAATATTGATGCAGCAGTGAAAAAGGTCATATATGTGGAGGAGTATTGTTCATATTGTTTATACTAATTAGTAATGACTATGTTGTTGAGGCTCATGTTTGTTCTTGTTGTATCAGTTCTCTGATGATTTTACAATTTTGCTTTTTCACTATGATGGTCGGACTACCGAGTGGGATCAGTTTGAGTGGTCAAGGAGTGCAATCCATATCAGTGTCAAGAAGCAAACAAAATGGTAGGTGTGTTGATATTTTGTATGATTTGGGTTGTTTCCTCCTGTATGGCATCTTTTGCAATCGGAACCTGAATCGTGTATTGAATTTAGAATGCATATATAAGATCTTACAGATGGAGAACTAGAAggttcaattttatgttttcttaGGTCTTTCTTTTGCATTCCAGGTGGTATGCAAAAAGGTTCTTGCACCCTGATGTTGTAGCTGcatatgattatatttttatctGGGATGAAGACCTTGGAGTTGATCATTTCAATGCAGAGAAGTaagcatatttttcttttatccttCTCGTGATGTTTGGTTCAATGGTACGATGCTATTTTTGTAGTAGCTATCTCCTATTGATTGAACAATCAGGTATATTGAGTTAGTGAAAAAACATGGTTTGGAAATCTCCCAACCTGGACTTGAGCCTAATAATGGACTGACATGGGAAATGACAAAGAGGAGAGGGGACAGAGAGGTTCATAAGTAAGtcccttttttctttccttcttcttcttctcttcttttggGTGGTATTTTAGGTTTAGGTTCTTACCTTTCATGTATTCATTGGATTCTGACATGCACATTTCCAATGCTGAAATAGGGATACGGAAGAGAAACCGGGCTGGTGTAGTGACCCTCAGTTGCCTCCATGTGCTGCGTAAGTTTTCTCTTACACAATTATGTTTCTCCCTTAGTTGGATATATTAACATACAGAT from Benincasa hispida cultivar B227 chromosome 10, ASM972705v1, whole genome shotgun sequence carries:
- the LOC120089328 gene encoding cytokinin riboside 5'-monophosphate phosphoribohydrolase LOG1 — encoded protein: MENENEPKLPIFKRICVFCGSSPGKKTSYKDAAIELGKELVSRDIDLVYGGGSVGLMGLVSQAVHNGGRHVVGVIPKTLMPREITGETVGEVKAVADMHQRKAEMARRSDAFIALPGGYGTLEELLEVITWAQLGIHDKPVGLLNVDGYYNSLLSFIDQAVEEGFISPSARHIIVSAPNAKELVKKMEEYVPRHERVASKHSWEIEQLGYPPKCDISR
- the LOC120089502 gene encoding uncharacterized protein LOC120089502 codes for the protein MGSAHRGGTRKANDSTRILLTTLVGVVFGFFLGASFPTVSLTKINLPSSLISSLDVAIDVERSPRTRITETHGSPKTPKIYVPTNPRGAESLPPGIVASGSDFYLRRLWGEPSEDLIKKPKYLITFTVGFDQRKNIDAAVKKFSDDFTILLFHYDGRTTEWDQFEWSRSAIHISVKKQTKWWYAKRFLHPDVVAAYDYIFIWDEDLGVDHFNAEKYIELVKKHGLEISQPGLEPNNGLTWEMTKRRGDREVHKDTEEKPGWCSDPQLPPCAAFVEIMAPVFSREAWRCVWHLIQNDLVHGWGLDFALRRCVEPAHEKIGVVDSQWIVHQVIPSLGSQGKSENGKAPWEGVRARCRTEWAEFQSRLANADKAYLSQISKAKAKRL